A window from Enterocloster bolteae encodes these proteins:
- a CDS encoding FeoA family protein has product MQSLSEVKAGAVCTIKWMFGNPQVMEFMHQHDIREGSTINVFQHGRDSMIIGMNNMRLAIGNEVAERIKV; this is encoded by the coding sequence ATGCAGTCATTATCAGAGGTTAAGGCAGGAGCTGTCTGTACGATTAAATGGATGTTCGGCAATCCCCAGGTCATGGAGTTTATGCATCAGCATGACATCAGGGAGGGAAGTACCATCAATGTGTTCCAGCACGGAAGGGACAGCATGATAATCGGAATGAACAATATGCGCCTTGCAATCGGAAATGAGGTTGCGGAGCGGATCAAAGTGTGA
- a CDS encoding ISL3 family transposase, translating to MYPNYTKAFLNLEGVFIKKVVQADSFIKIFIQSQPVEQTCPCCGAKTKRIHDYRLQEVQDIPLLGKQVILLLRKRRYLCPYCRKRFTEPYSFLPSYHRRTRRLAFYIVSLLRQTFSLKQIAELTGVSVQTVCRLLDTICYPPPDQLPQALSIDEFKGNASTGKYQCILVDPKKRRILDILPDRTQSHLADYWRNIPRKERLKVKFFVCDMWRPYTELAQTFFPNATIIVDKYHFIRQVTWAIENVRKRLQRSMPVSLRKYYKRSRKLILTRYKKLKDENKQACDLMLHYSEDLRLAHRMKEWFYDICQMEAYRQQQREFDDWIANAQSCGIKEFEDCAKTYRAWRKEILNAFKYGLTNGPTEGFNNKIKVLKRSSYGIRNFKRFRTRILHCTS from the coding sequence ATGTACCCTAATTATACCAAGGCCTTCCTTAACTTGGAAGGTGTTTTTATTAAAAAAGTGGTTCAGGCAGACTCTTTCATTAAAATTTTCATCCAGTCCCAACCGGTAGAACAGACTTGTCCCTGCTGTGGGGCTAAAACTAAACGGATTCATGATTACCGTTTACAAGAAGTCCAGGACATTCCCTTACTGGGAAAACAAGTAATCCTGCTCCTTCGCAAACGCCGCTACCTCTGCCCATACTGCCGCAAACGGTTCACGGAACCCTATTCGTTCCTCCCCAGCTACCACCGCAGGACCCGCAGACTGGCATTTTACATTGTCTCCCTGCTCCGGCAGACCTTTTCCTTAAAACAGATCGCAGAGCTTACCGGTGTTTCCGTCCAGACGGTCTGCCGCCTTCTGGACACGATTTGCTATCCTCCGCCTGACCAGCTTCCACAAGCGCTTTCCATTGACGAATTCAAAGGCAATGCTTCTACCGGTAAATATCAGTGCATTCTGGTTGATCCGAAAAAGCGCCGGATCCTCGACATTCTCCCGGATCGGACACAGAGCCATCTGGCTGATTATTGGCGGAACATTCCCAGGAAAGAACGCCTGAAGGTAAAGTTCTTCGTCTGCGATATGTGGCGCCCCTACACCGAACTTGCACAGACCTTCTTTCCAAACGCTACAATCATCGTGGATAAATATCATTTCATCCGGCAGGTGACATGGGCGATTGAAAATGTACGCAAACGGCTGCAGCGGTCCATGCCGGTTTCTCTGCGTAAGTATTATAAACGCAGCCGGAAACTCATTCTGACCCGCTATAAAAAGCTGAAGGATGAGAACAAACAGGCCTGTGATTTAATGCTTCACTATAGCGAGGATCTGCGTCTGGCACACCGCATGAAAGAGTGGTTTTATGATATCTGCCAGATGGAAGCGTATCGTCAGCAGCAGAGGGAATTTGATGACTGGATTGCGAATGCACAGAGCTGTGGGATCAAGGAATTTGAGGACTGTGCTAAGACCTACAGGGCCTGGCGAAAAGAAATCCTGAATGCCTTTAAATACGGATTGACAAATGGTCCCACAGAAGGATTTAACAACAAGATAAAGGTATTAAAACGGAGCAGCTACGGAATCCGGAATTTCAAACGGTTCCGAACCCGGATACTTCACTGTACATCATAG
- a CDS encoding MarR family winged helix-turn-helix transcriptional regulator — MAFFNFKDQWFQELRKVNWLVRECVEEKCRPFGITPEQGRVLNHLFLADGQVNLTQLSRSLHVTKGNCSMFCRRLERAGHITMVKNDKDARFINVALTEKGRSLVQGMIEQMGSHSEKDTMSKEDLETILKGLKCLEKYLQS; from the coding sequence ATGGCGTTTTTTAATTTTAAGGACCAGTGGTTTCAGGAGCTTCGCAAGGTGAACTGGCTAGTCCGGGAATGTGTGGAGGAAAAGTGCAGGCCCTTCGGCATTACCCCGGAACAGGGAAGGGTGCTCAACCATCTCTTTCTGGCGGACGGACAGGTAAACCTGACTCAGCTGAGCAGGAGTCTCCATGTTACAAAAGGAAACTGCTCCATGTTCTGCCGGCGTCTGGAACGGGCTGGTCATATTACAATGGTAAAGAATGACAAAGACGCCCGTTTTATAAATGTGGCCCTTACGGAAAAAGGGCGGTCGTTGGTGCAGGGCATGATAGAGCAGATGGGCAGTCATTCTGAGAAGGATACGATGAGCAAAGAAGATTTGGAGACTATTTTAAAAGGGTTAAAATGTCTGGAAAAGTATTTGCAGAGCTGA
- a CDS encoding ABC transporter ATP-binding protein, translating into MKKIFAELNAFRPELLCVLVSVAAGVGATLGLPTYLSDIINRGIADKDMNYILHTGVIMLGIAILGMVCNITTGFFASRIALGLGRNVRSRIFTKVEYFSQAEIDTFSTASLITRTNNDITQVQNFMVMFLRVILTAPIMCVVGIMLAYSKNPKMSSILVVSMPVMVLIISLIGRRAMPLSRKMQTRIDRINLIMREKLSGIRVIRAFGTEDYEEKRFDGANKDLMNNAMKMMHAMSLLGPSLILILNLTVVGLLWRAGQGIGTEPVMPGDILAIIQYVMQIMMSVTMLSMIFVMYPRCAASADRICEVLDTENSIGDPAVPKLSDVQRGYLTFRDVSFYFPGAKEPAVSHVSFEAKPGETTAIIGSTGSGKTALVGLIPRFYDVQEGEVLVDGVNVKDYDRRTLRRKIGYVPQKALLFKGTIMENIRFGDDSASDERVKEAAAIAQSTDFIEDKPDGFDSSISQGGSNVSGGQRQRLAIARAIVRKPEIYVFDDSFSALDFKTDSALRQALSKETGNATVVIVAQRVSTIMNADRIIVMDEGKVMGIGTHRELLNTCGTYQEIVRSQLSEEEMSA; encoded by the coding sequence ATGAAAAAAATATTTGCGGAGCTGAACGCGTTCCGGCCGGAACTTCTATGCGTGCTGGTCAGTGTGGCGGCCGGAGTAGGAGCCACGCTGGGGCTTCCCACCTATCTGTCAGATATTATCAACAGGGGAATCGCGGATAAGGATATGAATTACATTCTTCACACCGGCGTTATTATGCTGGGAATCGCTATTCTGGGAATGGTATGTAATATTACCACAGGCTTTTTTGCCTCCAGAATCGCGTTGGGTTTAGGACGGAATGTGAGGAGCAGGATTTTTACAAAGGTGGAATATTTCTCCCAGGCCGAGATCGACACATTTTCAACCGCGTCTTTGATTACGCGCACCAACAACGACATTACCCAGGTACAGAATTTCATGGTCATGTTTCTGCGCGTTATTCTGACAGCGCCTATCATGTGCGTGGTGGGCATCATGCTGGCTTACAGCAAAAATCCGAAAATGTCAAGCATACTTGTGGTGTCCATGCCGGTGATGGTGCTGATTATCAGCCTGATTGGCAGGAGAGCCATGCCGCTTTCCAGAAAGATGCAGACAAGAATTGACCGAATCAACCTGATTATGCGGGAAAAGCTTTCCGGCATCCGGGTTATCCGGGCATTTGGGACAGAGGATTACGAAGAAAAGCGGTTTGACGGCGCCAACAAGGACCTGATGAACAATGCCATGAAAATGATGCATGCCATGTCGCTGTTGGGACCGTCCCTGATACTGATATTAAACCTGACCGTGGTGGGGCTTCTCTGGCGCGCGGGCCAGGGAATCGGTACGGAGCCTGTGATGCCGGGAGATATCCTGGCAATTATCCAGTATGTCATGCAGATCATGATGTCTGTCACCATGCTTTCCATGATTTTCGTCATGTATCCCAGATGTGCTGCTTCGGCGGACCGTATCTGTGAGGTGCTGGATACTGAAAATTCCATCGGGGATCCGGCGGTTCCCAAGCTGTCAGACGTGCAGAGGGGATATCTCACCTTCCGCGATGTAAGCTTCTATTTTCCGGGGGCAAAAGAGCCGGCTGTCAGCCATGTCAGCTTTGAGGCTAAGCCGGGAGAGACCACGGCTATCATCGGAAGTACAGGAAGCGGAAAGACGGCGCTGGTGGGATTGATTCCCCGCTTTTATGATGTCCAGGAGGGCGAGGTCCTGGTGGACGGAGTCAATGTAAAGGATTATGACAGGAGGACCCTGCGCCGGAAAATCGGTTATGTGCCCCAGAAAGCCCTGCTGTTTAAGGGCACCATCATGGAAAATATCCGTTTTGGGGATGATTCGGCCAGCGATGAGCGGGTGAAGGAAGCGGCCGCCATTGCACAATCCACGGATTTCATCGAAGATAAACCGGACGGATTTGACTCATCCATTTCCCAGGGCGGAAGCAATGTCTCAGGCGGTCAGAGGCAGCGCCTGGCAATTGCCAGGGCCATTGTCAGGAAGCCGGAGATATATGTGTTTGACGACAGTTTTTCCGCCCTGGATTTCAAAACGGATTCTGCCCTGCGTCAGGCATTGTCCAAAGAGACGGGAAATGCCACTGTGGTAATCGTAGCACAGCGTGTCAGCACTATCATGAATGCGGACCGGATTATAGTGATGGATGAAGGAAAGGTCATGGGAATTGGTACCCACAGGGAGCTTTTAAATACCTGCGGCACCTACCAGGAAATCGTCCGGAGCCAGTTGTCAGAGGAGGAGATGAGTGCATGA